The uncultured Treponema sp. genome includes a region encoding these proteins:
- the rimO gene encoding 30S ribosomal protein S12 methylthiotransferase RimO produces MTSKKFFLDQHGCAKNQVDGELIMNRLSSLGFEQVFEPEKADLIIVNSCGFIESAKRESLDSLMEARSAFPNAKILLAGCLAERYADVFKKDLPEADGIVGNGNLELIDSAVKDLFEEKRPVLKAEQKGVCCGERNSLLSFKGSAFVKITEGCDNRCSFCAIPVIRGKLRSRNSDEIVAEIKSLLSRGIFEINLIGQDLAAYGCGEEDKEFSSGKNWHEIIYKNLKNPVCAEENFYEKNGESPLCSLIKKVSALEGKFWIRLLYIHPDHFNKDILEVMKNDSRFLPYFDIPFQSGDDKIIRAMNRKGSFENYTSLIKTIRSYFPESCIRTTFLTGFPGETDENALRTEEFLKSIKSDWSGCFPYSREEDTAADKMKSQVSAKKAKSRALRLEEIQHEITSENLKMRCGKIYDVLIEEIIENKDGTDEGLAIGRAWFDAPEVDGAFVVRYDLDNENAVKKIIPGAVVKAKALAASDVDVDGEFLE; encoded by the coding sequence TTGACTAGTAAAAAATTTTTTCTTGACCAGCATGGCTGCGCAAAAAATCAGGTTGACGGCGAGCTTATAATGAACCGGCTTTCGAGCCTTGGATTTGAGCAAGTTTTTGAGCCTGAAAAAGCTGACCTTATTATTGTAAATTCCTGCGGATTTATTGAAAGCGCAAAAAGGGAAAGTCTGGATTCCCTTATGGAAGCGCGTTCTGCTTTTCCGAATGCAAAAATTCTTTTGGCAGGCTGTCTTGCCGAGCGTTATGCGGATGTCTTTAAAAAAGATTTGCCTGAAGCGGACGGAATTGTTGGAAACGGAAATTTAGAGCTGATTGATTCCGCTGTAAAAGATTTGTTTGAAGAAAAACGTCCGGTTTTAAAAGCTGAACAAAAAGGAGTTTGCTGCGGCGAACGGAATTCACTTTTGTCTTTTAAAGGAAGCGCGTTTGTAAAAATCACAGAAGGCTGCGACAACAGATGCTCGTTCTGCGCAATTCCTGTTATACGCGGAAAACTTCGTTCAAGAAATTCAGATGAAATTGTCGCGGAAATAAAATCTCTTTTGTCCCGCGGAATTTTTGAAATCAATTTGATTGGTCAGGATTTGGCGGCTTATGGTTGCGGCGAAGAAGACAAAGAATTTTCTTCTGGAAAAAACTGGCATGAAATAATTTATAAAAATTTAAAAAATCCTGTTTGCGCGGAAGAAAATTTTTATGAGAAAAACGGCGAGTCTCCTTTGTGCAGTTTGATAAAAAAAGTTTCCGCGCTTGAAGGAAAATTTTGGATTCGGCTTTTGTATATTCATCCTGATCATTTTAACAAAGACATTCTTGAAGTTATGAAAAACGATTCAAGATTTCTTCCTTATTTTGATATTCCGTTTCAATCTGGCGATGACAAAATAATCCGCGCCATGAACCGCAAGGGCAGCTTTGAAAATTATACTTCGCTCATAAAAACAATCCGCTCTTATTTTCCTGAAAGCTGCATACGCACAACTTTTCTTACAGGTTTTCCCGGTGAGACAGACGAAAATGCTTTGCGTACAGAAGAATTCTTAAAGTCAATAAAAAGCGACTGGTCTGGATGTTTTCCTTACAGCAGGGAAGAAGATACAGCCGCCGATAAAATGAAGTCTCAGGTTTCTGCAAAAAAAGCAAAATCAAGAGCTTTACGGCTGGAAGAAATTCAGCATGAAATAACTTCCGAAAATTTAAAAATGCGCTGCGGAAAAATTTACGATGTTCTCATTGAAGAAATAATTGAAAACAAAGACGGCACTGATGAAGGTCTTGCAATCGGGCGTGCTTGGTTTGATGCGCCGGAAGTTGACGGAGCTTTTGTTGTGCGCTATGACCTCGACAATGAAAACGCCGTGAAAAAAATAATTCCGGGAGCTGTTGTAAAAGCAAAGGCTCTTGCCGCATCCGACGTTGATGTTGACGGAGAATTTCTTGAATGA
- a CDS encoding helix-turn-helix domain-containing protein, translating to MESYGEILRNAREEKKVSMEAIERATAITKNYIDSLENERVEDFPGESYFIGFLSNYCEFLGLDKDEILRLYHAKKIQESPVPVELLKKQKPVFLVPVIVASVILVLAAVGIYIYFSVLKIPQKKELKAREQVEKEKIHQYQFTGKPETKRLYKGDQILVPAKQGKGNIVLTVGGTLGNLSILTPSGNQIVELSEERDIDIDGDGFADLIIYLSDVSNDNEANGAEVRILEKSIENSFVALSDGKSGTELSEIPAASAVKNNANRTVIHEDTRAYPFTINVTFRGSCLFRYKSDRQDYVEGYYKSGELVTITSNNGTRLWMSNINALKIHVIAGLSSYDLEVGRAGEVQAEDIKWVRDSDGKYRLVVLELD from the coding sequence ATGGAAAGCTACGGAGAAATTTTACGCAATGCCCGTGAAGAAAAAAAAGTTTCCATGGAAGCGATTGAGCGTGCAACTGCGATTACAAAAAATTATATAGATTCACTTGAAAATGAGCGTGTTGAAGATTTTCCGGGGGAATCTTATTTTATAGGATTTCTTTCAAATTATTGTGAATTTCTTGGGCTGGACAAAGATGAAATTTTGCGGCTTTATCATGCAAAAAAAATTCAGGAATCTCCAGTTCCAGTTGAGCTTCTAAAAAAACAGAAGCCTGTTTTTCTTGTTCCAGTGATTGTCGCGTCGGTCATTTTGGTTTTGGCGGCGGTTGGAATTTATATTTATTTCAGCGTGTTGAAAATTCCGCAGAAAAAAGAACTCAAGGCAAGAGAGCAAGTTGAAAAAGAAAAAATCCATCAGTATCAATTTACCGGCAAGCCCGAAACAAAACGTCTTTACAAAGGCGACCAAATTCTTGTTCCTGCAAAGCAAGGCAAGGGAAATATTGTTTTGACAGTTGGTGGAACTTTAGGAAATCTTTCAATTCTTACGCCTTCTGGAAATCAAATTGTAGAGCTTAGCGAGGAACGTGATATAGATATTGACGGAGACGGATTTGCGGATTTGATTATTTATTTGAGCGATGTTTCAAATGACAATGAAGCGAACGGCGCGGAAGTGAGAATTCTTGAAAAATCTATTGAAAATTCTTTTGTTGCACTTTCAGATGGAAAGTCCGGAACAGAACTTTCAGAAATTCCTGCGGCTTCGGCTGTAAAAAACAATGCTAACAGAACGGTAATCCACGAAGACACGCGCGCTTATCCGTTTACAATAAATGTTACATTCCGCGGTTCTTGTCTTTTCAGATATAAAAGCGACCGTCAGGATTATGTTGAAGGCTATTACAAAAGCGGCGAGCTTGTTACAATTACTTCAAACAACGGAACTCGTCTTTGGATGAGCAACATCAACGCTTTGAAAATTCATGTTATCGCAGGACTTTCTTCTTATGATCTTGAAGTTGGACGCGCAGGTGAAGTTCAGGCGGAAGACATAAAATGGGTTCGCGACAGTGACGGAAAATATCGTTTAGTGGTGCTTGAACTTGACTAG
- a CDS encoding ATP-dependent helicase, which produces MNAEDYLSVLNKEQREAVEHEGSPLLILAGAGSGKTRVITTKIAYMISELGINPASILAVTFTKKAAEEMKERAINLEPRAQKSQIRTFHSFGTWFLRLYAKDFGLEVNNAFIIYDEDNMEKLISKAVPSLTKKDASHYAKKIALAKDYCLLPGDLELSRICDEPIFSEVYEKYQNRLKKNKCLDFGDLILLPYLILKENDLIRKSFHARYKVILVDEYQDSNVAQFKLLQELSGVNENSGTYVCVVGDDDQSIYKFRGAEIQNILNFKDEFPGTKIIRLETNYRSTSEILNCAGNVVKNNSGRLGKELVSARGKGKKPALVFLPSQDDETEFCYSLIEQAYEHGIPYSDWAILYRTNAQSLGFETEFLHKKIPYEVVGSLKFYEREEIKDIISWLSFIVNQRDEISFRRIVNKPVRGIGNTTQDKIIEASDGNSILNGAESLKLSKKAKEGFDFFKSLVEKFSAELPDVPVTSEAALLAGQAINENNIISADEKKLSEFVEKVVKESGLEEFHKDQDEEIGTQKIENLQELVNSAVLYPCTKQGLLDFLDHINLDRTLKTESEEENQKDKVTLITLHNTKGLEFKRVIITGMESGIFPREGKTESELEEERRLFYVGITRAKDELYFTSCGVRRLFGRTNFMIPSPFLAELGNEIRILGQKPDSFSASRTEKSPLEKKYCMGACVFHDDYGHGQIIRTSYSDEGEYVVTVSFETGGIKKFFPKYQKNSLLVEDDL; this is translated from the coding sequence ATGAACGCGGAAGATTATCTTTCAGTTTTAAATAAAGAGCAGCGGGAAGCAGTTGAGCATGAAGGAAGTCCGCTTTTAATTTTGGCTGGAGCAGGCTCTGGAAAAACCCGGGTAATCACAACAAAAATTGCGTATATGATTTCGGAGCTTGGAATAAATCCGGCTTCGATTCTTGCTGTTACATTTACAAAAAAAGCCGCAGAAGAAATGAAAGAGCGTGCCATAAATCTTGAGCCGCGCGCGCAAAAATCCCAGATAAGAACATTTCATTCGTTTGGAACTTGGTTTCTTCGTCTTTATGCAAAGGACTTTGGATTAGAAGTTAACAATGCTTTTATAATTTATGACGAAGATAACATGGAAAAACTGATTTCAAAAGCAGTTCCTTCGCTTACAAAAAAAGATGCATCGCATTATGCAAAAAAAATTGCGCTGGCAAAAGACTATTGCCTTCTTCCCGGAGACTTGGAATTGAGCCGGATTTGCGACGAGCCGATTTTTTCTGAAGTTTATGAAAAATATCAGAACCGACTTAAAAAAAATAAATGCTTAGATTTCGGCGATTTGATTTTGCTTCCGTATTTGATTTTAAAAGAAAATGATTTGATTAGAAAAAGTTTTCATGCGCGCTACAAAGTTATTTTGGTTGATGAATATCAGGATTCGAACGTTGCGCAGTTTAAGCTTTTGCAGGAACTTTCCGGCGTCAATGAAAATTCTGGAACTTATGTTTGTGTTGTTGGCGATGACGATCAGAGCATTTATAAATTCCGCGGTGCTGAAATTCAAAACATATTGAATTTTAAAGATGAATTTCCGGGAACAAAAATTATCCGCCTTGAAACAAATTACCGCTCGACTTCTGAAATTTTAAATTGCGCTGGAAATGTTGTAAAAAACAATTCCGGCCGCCTTGGAAAAGAACTTGTGTCTGCGCGCGGAAAAGGAAAAAAGCCGGCTTTGGTTTTTCTTCCGTCGCAAGATGACGAAACTGAATTTTGCTACAGCCTTATTGAGCAGGCTTACGAGCACGGAATTCCTTACAGCGATTGGGCGATTCTTTACAGAACAAATGCGCAGTCGCTGGGTTTTGAAACGGAATTCCTGCATAAAAAAATTCCTTATGAAGTTGTTGGCTCTTTGAAATTTTATGAGCGTGAAGAAATAAAAGACATTATTTCATGGCTTTCGTTTATTGTGAATCAGCGGGACGAAATTTCTTTTAGGCGGATTGTAAACAAACCTGTACGCGGAATCGGAAATACGACGCAGGATAAAATAATCGAAGCTTCCGACGGAAATTCAATTTTGAATGGCGCGGAATCTTTAAAGCTTTCAAAAAAAGCAAAAGAAGGATTTGATTTTTTTAAATCGCTTGTTGAAAAATTTTCCGCTGAATTGCCGGATGTTCCTGTAACTTCAGAAGCAGCGTTGCTTGCAGGTCAGGCGATAAACGAAAATAATATTATTTCCGCGGATGAAAAAAAACTTTCAGAGTTTGTTGAAAAAGTTGTAAAAGAAAGCGGGCTTGAAGAATTTCACAAAGACCAAGATGAAGAAATCGGCACGCAGAAAATTGAAAATCTTCAGGAGCTTGTAAACAGCGCGGTTTTGTATCCTTGCACAAAACAGGGACTTTTGGATTTTCTGGATCACATAAATCTTGACCGCACTTTAAAAACTGAATCCGAAGAAGAAAATCAAAAAGACAAAGTTACTTTGATTACGCTTCACAACACAAAGGGACTTGAGTTTAAGCGCGTGATAATAACTGGAATGGAATCTGGAATTTTTCCGCGCGAAGGAAAAACAGAATCAGAACTTGAAGAGGAACGCCGTCTTTTTTACGTTGGAATTACGCGGGCAAAAGATGAGCTTTATTTTACTTCATGCGGAGTCCGCCGGCTTTTTGGAAGAACAAACTTTATGATTCCAAGTCCGTTTCTTGCCGAGCTTGGAAATGAAATCCGCATACTTGGACAAAAGCCAGATTCATTTTCCGCCAGCCGCACAGAAAAAAGTCCGCTTGAAAAGAAATACTGCATGGGGGCTTGCGTTTTCCATGATGATTACGGACACGGACAAATTATAAGAACCAGCTACAGCGATGAAGGCGAGTACGTTGTTACTGTAAGTTTTGAAACTGGAGGAATTAAAAAATTTTTTCCGAAGTATCAAAAAAATTCTTTACTTGTTGAAGACGACTTATGA
- a CDS encoding FAD:protein FMN transferase: MKFILYLCLTFVFLFASCSGKIEPRTQTAMDTLCTVNAFEDGTKKLYDEIFERLAQIENEFSATLPDSEISRINSMAGISAVMTNEEVLNVLDFALKTAWISDGAFTPAAGPLVDLWGINTDHQKIPSQAEINNALELVDFGCVGLSRDSVFLRKVGMKINLGGIVKGFAADEVCKILKMHGVKKAVVDLGGNIYVYGKKSDGSKWTVGIKNPDSPSAAPLLRLCINENSVVTSGSYERYFEVSGKRYHHIFDPATGFPADSGIVSATVISPSSIAADALSTATFVLGVEKSFKLLEKFKKEFGTDISFFFICKYGSVFASEDLKGSLEFVQDDTRKIIFVP; encoded by the coding sequence ATGAAATTTATTTTGTATCTCTGTCTTACTTTTGTTTTTTTATTTGCTTCATGCTCTGGAAAAATTGAGCCAAGAACGCAAACTGCAATGGACACGCTTTGCACGGTCAATGCTTTTGAAGATGGAACAAAAAAACTTTACGATGAAATTTTTGAACGTCTTGCGCAGATTGAAAATGAATTCAGCGCGACTTTGCCAGATTCAGAAATTTCGCGGATAAATTCAATGGCAGGAATTTCCGCAGTAATGACAAACGAAGAAGTTTTGAATGTTCTGGACTTTGCTTTGAAAACTGCCTGGATTTCTGACGGCGCGTTTACTCCGGCTGCAGGTCCGCTCGTTGACTTGTGGGGCATAAATACAGACCATCAAAAAATTCCTTCGCAAGCTGAAATAAATAACGCTCTTGAACTTGTTGATTTTGGCTGTGTGGGACTTTCCAGAGATTCAGTTTTTTTGCGGAAAGTCGGAATGAAAATAAATCTTGGCGGAATTGTAAAAGGTTTTGCCGCGGATGAAGTCTGCAAGATTTTAAAAATGCACGGCGTTAAAAAAGCTGTTGTGGATTTAGGTGGAAACATTTACGTTTATGGAAAAAAATCCGATGGCAGCAAATGGACTGTTGGAATAAAAAATCCTGATTCTCCTTCAGCCGCTCCTCTTCTGCGTCTTTGCATAAATGAAAATTCAGTTGTTACAAGCGGAAGCTACGAGCGTTATTTTGAAGTCAGCGGAAAAAGATACCATCACATTTTTGATCCTGCGACTGGATTTCCTGCGGATTCTGGAATTGTTTCTGCGACTGTAATTTCTCCATCGAGCATTGCGGCGGATGCGCTTTCGACTGCGACTTTTGTTCTTGGCGTGGAAAAATCTTTTAAGCTTCTTGAAAAATTCAAAAAAGAATTCGGCACGGACATTTCATTTTTTTTTATTTGCAAGTATGGTTCAGTTTTTGCTTCCGAGGATTTAAAAGGCTCTTTGGAATTTGTTCAGGACGATACAAGAAAAATAATTTTTGTTCCTTAA